In Numidum massiliense, a single genomic region encodes these proteins:
- a CDS encoding sugar phosphate isomerase/epimerase family protein translates to MALSISLLPYMNRISEAQELLYTWEGGIEILTDGPEWREHPYDWQRERGRFSSYSGPLSVHAPIFEVNLAASRYRTIREYSFAVYKQSVEWAAAIGATHVVIHPNMHLAPIFRREQAQAWAKVYLRNLGRLAHDVGVKVVVENVGAAETALFNQVEFTQLFAEIPEIDALVDIGHAHMNRWDVPSLLRQLGERVAAVHVHDNDGVRDLHLPVGTGTIDWDPVWAALGEYTHDCTVILEYGIGTPLDTLLAHGEEVARRLAEESHVTLSAQQTFHEQRSGAR, encoded by the coding sequence ATGGCACTTTCAATTAGCTTGTTGCCTTACATGAACCGCATCAGTGAGGCGCAAGAACTTCTATACACGTGGGAAGGTGGCATTGAAATACTTACCGACGGCCCGGAATGGAGGGAACATCCGTACGATTGGCAGCGCGAGCGGGGCCGTTTTTCCTCCTACAGCGGTCCACTCAGTGTACATGCGCCGATTTTTGAAGTGAACTTAGCAGCTTCGCGCTACCGCACCATCCGGGAATATTCGTTTGCCGTGTACAAACAGTCGGTGGAGTGGGCGGCGGCGATCGGTGCGACACACGTCGTCATCCATCCGAACATGCATCTTGCGCCCATTTTCAGGCGGGAGCAGGCACAAGCGTGGGCCAAAGTGTATTTGCGAAACTTGGGGCGGCTCGCCCACGATGTCGGGGTAAAAGTTGTCGTGGAAAACGTCGGTGCGGCCGAGACTGCCTTATTTAATCAAGTCGAGTTTACGCAGTTGTTTGCTGAAATCCCTGAAATCGACGCGCTAGTCGACATCGGTCACGCCCACATGAACCGTTGGGACGTGCCTAGTTTGTTGCGGCAGTTAGGGGAACGAGTCGCCGCCGTACACGTGCACGACAACGACGGCGTCCGCGATTTGCACCTACCGGTCGGCACGGGAACGATTGATTGGGATCCGGTGTGGGCGGCGCTCGGCGAGTACACGCACGACTGCACGGTCATACTCGAATACGGCATCGGCACACCGTTAGATACGTTGCTTGCACACGGTGAGGAAGTCGCGCGGCGGTTGGCGGAGGAAAGCCATGTCACGCTCTCGGCGCAGCAAACCTTTCACGAGCAAAGGAGTGGCGCGCGATGA
- a CDS encoding carbohydrate ABC transporter permease — translation MKLQRWNAQKVAKVAKKIKPYVYIAPAVIPLLVFVYYPLLHSLTISFFNWNMVSPNKQWVGWDNYKTLVSSDEFWTAVQNTGLYIVLLLALILVAPFFVAFAVTRVRGQWQAFYKGAIFTPTVVSLAVASIAFLWLFNPLIGIVNELLEWIGLPKVNWLTDPEWALGSVAIITAWKTFGYHFIVLLAGLLAVPQDVIEMSRVEGLKRASGLLRNIYVPLSGGTLLYVFVITVVFGIQHAFVPIQMLTNGGPNQATSHIVFLVYQYAFQFFQSGLASAVAVVTFLLFLLLILLQAFVIDRRIYYEN, via the coding sequence ATGAAGTTGCAGCGGTGGAATGCGCAGAAAGTCGCGAAAGTCGCAAAAAAAATAAAACCGTACGTGTACATCGCGCCTGCGGTCATCCCACTGCTCGTATTCGTTTACTACCCACTCTTGCATTCGTTGACCATTAGCTTTTTCAATTGGAACATGGTGAGTCCGAACAAACAGTGGGTCGGGTGGGACAATTACAAAACGTTAGTGTCGAGTGACGAGTTTTGGACGGCGGTGCAAAATACGGGGCTTTACATCGTGCTCTTACTCGCTTTAATACTCGTCGCACCGTTTTTCGTCGCCTTTGCGGTGACGCGCGTTAGAGGGCAGTGGCAGGCTTTTTACAAAGGTGCGATTTTCACTCCGACCGTCGTGTCGCTCGCCGTTGCCTCGATTGCGTTTTTGTGGTTGTTTAACCCGTTGATCGGCATCGTTAACGAGCTACTTGAATGGATCGGGCTCCCGAAAGTCAATTGGTTGACTGATCCGGAGTGGGCGTTAGGGTCAGTGGCGATCATTACGGCGTGGAAAACGTTTGGGTACCATTTTATCGTCTTGTTAGCCGGTTTGCTCGCTGTACCGCAAGATGTCATTGAGATGTCGAGGGTTGAAGGATTAAAACGCGCATCTGGTTTGTTGCGCAATATATATGTGCCGCTTAGCGGCGGTACGTTGTTGTACGTGTTTGTCATTACAGTCGTGTTCGGGATTCAGCACGCGTTTGTACCGATCCAAATGTTGACGAACGGCGGGCCGAACCAGGCGACGAGCCACATCGTGTTTTTAGTGTATCAATATGCATTCCAGTTTTTCCAAAGCGGTTTGGCCTCGGCTGTAGCGGTCGTAACGTTTTTGCTGTTCCTTTTGCTCATTTTGCTGCAGGCGTTCGTGATCGATCGGAGGATTTACTATGAAAATTAA
- a CDS encoding carbohydrate ABC transporter permease has product MKIKWNAWHVLLLVSVAMSLFPLLWMVSTAFKQPEQIFDDYANPVPLPPSWDNYVHVLTGVPLLRFFFNSFVVAIVVTAFQLVSSVLAAYAFTQFRFWGRNFLFYLVVASMLIPVLVTMLPNYLLISDMGLLNTYTGLILPQLANGMGVFLLRQAFRSVPPGLLEAARVDGASDWQRLWGVVFPAVRPTVVALGILFFINVWNEYFWPLLVINDEGMLTVPLALQLFINAEGGSSWGPMMAVATLASLPPLLAFLFVKKHIMSSFLHTGVKG; this is encoded by the coding sequence ATGAAAATTAAGTGGAATGCGTGGCATGTGCTGTTGTTAGTCAGTGTCGCCATGAGTTTATTTCCACTCCTGTGGATGGTCAGTACGGCGTTTAAACAACCGGAGCAAATTTTTGACGACTACGCTAATCCCGTGCCGCTGCCGCCTTCTTGGGACAACTATGTCCACGTCCTCACGGGTGTGCCGCTGCTACGCTTCTTCTTTAACTCGTTCGTCGTCGCGATTGTCGTGACTGCTTTTCAGTTAGTGTCGAGTGTGCTAGCGGCGTACGCGTTTACGCAATTCCGCTTTTGGGGACGAAACTTTTTGTTCTACTTAGTCGTCGCGAGCATGCTCATTCCGGTGTTAGTGACGATGCTGCCGAACTATTTGCTCATTAGCGACATGGGGTTGCTCAACACGTATACGGGGCTCATTTTGCCGCAATTGGCTAACGGAATGGGCGTTTTTTTGCTGCGGCAGGCGTTTCGCAGTGTGCCGCCCGGGCTGTTGGAAGCGGCGCGCGTCGACGGTGCGAGTGATTGGCAGCGCCTGTGGGGCGTCGTTTTTCCTGCGGTTCGTCCGACGGTCGTCGCCCTCGGGATTTTGTTTTTTATTAACGTGTGGAACGAATACTTTTGGCCGCTTCTCGTCATTAACGATGAAGGGATGTTGACGGTGCCGCTCGCCTTGCAACTGTTTATCAACGCGGAAGGCGGTTCGTCGTGGGGCCCGATGATGGCCGTGGCGACGCTCGCTTCGTTACCGCCGCTACTCGCCTTTTTGTTCGTGAAGAAGCACATTATGAGTAGTTTCCTCCACACGGGGGTGAAAGGATAG